GGGCGCCAATtagaggaagagaaggggaagaagatgagggcGAAAGcgctctctctcctcctcctcttggtTGCCaccaccttcttctccgactccATTGCCATCGACAGCATTGACCAGACCGCGTCCATCACTGGCAACTCGACACTCGTCTCGGCCCGTGGAGTATTCAGGCTTGGCTTCTTCAGCCCAGCCGGCAGCTCCGACGGCAGAACCTACCTCGGCATCTGGTACGCGTCCATCCCGGTACGGACCATCGTGTGGGTCGCCAATCGCCAGAACCCAATCCTCACATCCCCCGGCATCCTGAAGCTCTCCCCCGAGGGCCGCCTTGTCATCATCGACGGGCAGAACACCACGGTATGGTCCTCTGCCGCGCCCACCAGAAACATAACCACCACCCACGGCGCCACCGCTCGGCTTCTCGACAGCGGCAACTTCGTGGTAAGCTCGGATGGAAGCGGCTCTCCTCAGAGCGTGGCGTGGCAGAGCTTCGACTACCCGACGGACACGCAGCTCCCGGGGATGAAGATCGGGGTGGACCGCAAGAACCGCATCACGAGAAACATCACGTCCTGGAGCAGCACGACGGACCCCGCAATGGGGTCCTACACGTTCAAGCTGGTCACGGGCGGGCTGCCTGagttcttcctcttccggggCCCGACCAAGATCTACGCGAGCGGGCCGTGGAACGGCGTGATGCTCACCGGCGTGGCGGAGCTCAAGTCTCCTGGCTACAGATTCGCGGTGGTGTCCGACCCGGAGGAGACGTACTGCACCTACTACATCAGCAGCCCGTCGGTGCTGACGCGGTTCGTCGTGGACggcacggcgacggcggggcaGCTGCAGCGGTACGTCTGGGCTCACGGTGAGTGGAACCTCTTCTGGTACCACCCGACCGACCCGTGCGACAGCTACGGCAAGTGCGGGCCTTTCGGGTTCGGGTACTGCGACGCCAGCCAGACCCCGCAGTGCAGCTGCCTGCCGGGGTTCGAGCCACGGGAACCGGAGCAGTGGATCAGGGACGCGTCCAGTGGCTGCGTCAGGAAGACCAACCTGAGCTGCGGGGCTGGGGACGGGTTCTGGCCCGTGAACCGGATGAAGCTGCCGGACGCGACGAACGCCATGGTGCACGCCCACATGACGCTGGACGAGTGCAGGGAGGCGTGCCTGGGTAACTGCAACTGCAGGGCGTACACCGCCGCGAACGTTAGCGGCGGAGCCAGCCGCGGCTGCGTCATCTGGGCCGTCGATCTTCTTGACATGAGGCAGTTTCCGGCGGTCGTGCAGGATGTGTACATCCGGCTCGCGCAGTCTGAGGTAGACGCCttgaacgccgccgccgacgcaggTTAGCACATTGCCTGTTCTAAATTTCTCATATTGAGCAGCAGTTCTTAACAATGGAGAACAATTCTAGTTAGTTAAGTGCAGTTACATTTACCGGATGTTTTATTTCAGCTaagcgccgccgacgccgcatTGTGAtcgccgtcgtcgcctccACTATTTCTGGCGCACTTCTTCTGGCAGTCGTTGTCTGCTTCTGTTTCTGGAGAAACAGGGCAAGGAGGAAGCGTCAGCATCAGGCTGAAACGGCGCCAGGAAGTCAGGACAACGTGCTTCCGTTCAGGGCAAGGAAACACCCTGACTTGAGCTCAGCACAGGATCAACGGCCCGGTGAGAGCAAGACGAGAGGCCAGGAAGATCTTGACCTCCCTGTGTTCGATCTAGCGGTGATTCTGGTCGCCACGGACAACTTTGCGCCGGAGAGTAAGATAGGAGAAGGTGGATTTGGCGCTGTTTATTTGGTAAGCACAACAAATCAACTATGCTCGGTTATGTAAGTAGTACTATAATTGAAAGCGTATGTTTTGACCGGGTTGAAGTGGAATACTCCGTAACTTATTCTAGCACGCGCCTACAAAATTAATTACGAACAGGGGAGACTTGAGGATGGGCAAGAAGTAGCTGTGAAGAGGTTGTCTAAGAGATCAGCACAAGGAGTAGAGGAATTCAAGAACGAGGTAAAACTTATAGCCAAGCTTCAGCACAGAAACCTTGTGAGGCTGTTAGGCTGCTgcatcgacgacgacgagagaATGCTCGTGTACGAGTTCATGCACAACAATAGCCTGGacacattcatatttggtcaGTTCATTTTCTAGCTTATTTGGTCGGTTCATTTTCTAGCTTATTTGGTGAGTTCATTTTCTAGCTTtcaggaggaaaaaaaacagtaagTGCATGCTTTGCTCGATTAAATGTACAAACCGTTAACTGATCTCAG
The Brachypodium distachyon strain Bd21 chromosome 2, Brachypodium_distachyon_v3.0, whole genome shotgun sequence genome window above contains:
- the LOC100821396 gene encoding receptor-like serine/threonine-protein kinase SD1-8; translation: MRAKALSLLLLLVATTFFSDSIAIDSIDQTASITGNSTLVSARGVFRLGFFSPAGSSDGRTYLGIWYASIPVRTIVWVANRQNPILTSPGILKLSPEGRLVIIDGQNTTVWSSAAPTRNITTTHGATARLLDSGNFVVSSDGSGSPQSVAWQSFDYPTDTQLPGMKIGVDRKNRITRNITSWSSTTDPAMGSYTFKLVTGGLPEFFLFRGPTKIYASGPWNGVMLTGVAELKSPGYRFAVVSDPEETYCTYYISSPSVLTRFVVDGTATAGQLQRYVWAHGEWNLFWYHPTDPCDSYGKCGPFGFGYCDASQTPQCSCLPGFEPREPEQWIRDASSGCVRKTNLSCGAGDGFWPVNRMKLPDATNAMVHAHMTLDECREACLGNCNCRAYTAANVSGGASRGCVIWAVDLLDMRQFPAVVQDVYIRLAQSEVDALNAAADAAKRRRRRIVIAVVASTISGALLLAVVVCFCFWRNRARRKRQHQAETAPGSQDNVLPFRARKHPDLSSAQDQRPGESKTRGQEDLDLPVFDLAVILVATDNFAPESKIGEGGFGAVYLGRLEDGQEVAVKRLSKRSAQGVEEFKNEVKLIAKLQHRNLVRLLGCCIDDDERMLVYEFMHNNSLDTFIFDEGKRKLLNWNKRFEIILGIARGLLYLHEDSRVRIIHRDMKASNVLLDRNMIPKISDFGIARMFGGDQTTAYTLKVIGTYGYMSPEYAMDGLFSMKSDIYSFGVMVLEIVTGKKNRGFYDVDLDLSLLGYAWMLWKEGRSTELLDEAIMDDSCDHNQVWRCIQVALLCVEVQPRNRPLMSSVVTMLAGENATLAEPNEPGVNIGRGTSDAEWSQTQTELTMTATETR